One region of Pseudomonas sp. B21-040 genomic DNA includes:
- a CDS encoding DNA polymerase III subunit delta', giving the protein MAEAYPWQDGLWQQLAGRKQHAHAYLLHGPAGIGKRALAERLMASLLCQRPTAQDACGECKSCLLLKAGSHPDNYILEPEEADKAIKVDQVRELVSFVVQTSQMGGRKVVLIEPVESMNVNAANALLKSLEEPSGDTVLLLVSHQTSRLLPTIKSRCVQQACPLPSEAMSLTWLAQALPDCSQEERIELLTLAAGSPLAAVTLQAQGVREQRALVVDGVKKLLKQQQSPTQLAEGWNAIPLLLLFDWFCDWSSLILRYQLTQDEEGLGLADMRKVVQYLAQKTSQDKVLGIQDWILAQRQKVMSKANLNRVLLLEALLVQWASLPTQK; this is encoded by the coding sequence GTGGCTGAGGCCTATCCGTGGCAGGACGGTCTCTGGCAGCAGTTGGCCGGTCGTAAGCAACACGCTCACGCCTATCTGCTGCATGGCCCGGCCGGGATCGGCAAGCGCGCGCTGGCCGAACGCTTGATGGCCAGCCTGCTGTGTCAGCGGCCCACCGCGCAGGACGCTTGCGGCGAATGCAAGTCCTGCCTGCTGCTGAAGGCTGGCAGCCATCCCGACAATTACATCCTGGAACCGGAAGAGGCCGACAAGGCGATCAAGGTCGATCAGGTGCGCGAACTGGTCAGCTTTGTGGTGCAGACCTCGCAGATGGGCGGGCGCAAAGTCGTGTTGATCGAGCCGGTCGAGTCGATGAACGTCAACGCCGCCAACGCCTTGCTCAAAAGCCTTGAAGAGCCGTCGGGCGATACCGTTTTGCTGTTGGTCAGTCACCAGACCAGTCGCCTGCTGCCGACCATCAAGAGCCGCTGCGTGCAGCAAGCCTGCCCCTTGCCGAGCGAAGCGATGAGCTTGACCTGGCTGGCGCAAGCCTTGCCGGATTGCTCGCAAGAGGAGCGTATCGAACTGCTGACCCTGGCTGCGGGTTCGCCACTGGCGGCGGTTACCTTGCAAGCGCAAGGCGTGCGCGAGCAGCGGGCGCTGGTGGTCGATGGGGTGAAGAAGTTGCTTAAGCAGCAACAGTCGCCGACGCAATTGGCCGAAGGCTGGAATGCGATCCCGTTATTGCTGTTGTTCGACTGGTTTTGTGACTGGTCGAGCCTGATTCTGCGTTATCAATTAACCCAGGATGAAGAAGGCCTGGGTCTGGCGGACATGCGCAAGGTGGTTCAGTACCTGGCGCAGAAAACCAGTCAGGACAAAGTCCTCGGTATTCAGGACTGGATCCTCGCCCAGCGCCAGAAGGTGATGAGCAAGGCCAACCTGAACCGGGTGTTGTTGCTGGAAGCGCTCCTGGTGCAATGGGCATCCCTGCCTACCCAGAAGTGA
- the tmk gene encoding dTMP kinase, whose translation MTGLFITLEGPEGAGKSTNREYLAERLRAAGIEVVLTREPGGTPLAERIREVLLAPVDEVMNPDTELLLVFAARAQHLAEVIRPALARGAVVLCDRFTDSTYAYQGGGRGLSMERIATLETFVQGDLRPDLTLIFDLPVEVGLARASARGRLDRFELEGRTFFDAVRSAFLKRAKADPARYVLVDAAQPLAQVQQSLDALLPRLLELTRG comes from the coding sequence GTGACTGGCTTGTTTATTACCCTGGAAGGCCCGGAAGGCGCCGGCAAAAGCACCAATCGCGAATACCTGGCCGAGCGTCTTCGCGCTGCCGGTATCGAGGTGGTGCTGACCCGCGAACCGGGCGGCACGCCGTTGGCCGAGCGAATTCGCGAAGTGCTGCTGGCGCCGGTTGATGAAGTCATGAACCCCGACACCGAATTGCTGCTGGTGTTCGCCGCGCGCGCCCAACACTTGGCCGAGGTGATTCGCCCGGCGCTGGCGCGTGGTGCGGTGGTGTTATGCGATCGCTTTACGGATTCAACCTACGCCTACCAAGGTGGCGGTCGCGGTTTGTCGATGGAACGCATCGCAACCCTGGAAACGTTCGTCCAGGGCGATCTGCGCCCGGACCTGACGCTGATCTTCGACTTGCCGGTAGAAGTCGGTCTGGCCCGCGCCAGCGCTCGCGGTCGACTGGATCGATTCGAACTCGAAGGCCGAACCTTTTTTGATGCGGTGCGCAGTGCGTTCCTCAAGCGCGCGAAAGCGGATCCTGCGCGGTATGTCCTGGTTGATGCCGCCCAGCCACTGGCACAGGTTCAACAGTCCCTGGACGCCTTGTTGCCGCGCCTGCTGGAGTTGACCCGTGGCTGA
- the mltG gene encoding endolytic transglycosylase MltG: MRRKFLLLLETGLVLAGLCLGASAWKIHSALEQPLNITQEKLLEVPKGTTPTRTFYRLEADGVIKDAFWLRVYWRFNLPKQPLHSGEYRMTPGMTVEGLIDLWKRGEMVQYSLTLVEGWNFRQVRAALAKDEKLEQTLDGLSDTQVMEKLGHRGIFPEGRFFPDTYRFVRGMTDVDLLKKAYDRLDEVLAKEWDQRAADVPYTEPYQALIMASLVEKETGVPQERGQIAGVFVRRMAIGMLLQTDPTVIYGLGDRYSGKLTRAHLREATPYNTYVISGLPPTPIAMVGREAIHAALNPVAGNSLYFVARGDGSHVFSDDLDAHNNAVREFQLKRRADYRSSPAPIPAPEATSAETSDTEAPIPAASPDPDPEAMPPVAPQETAPAPTPAPESEPAPAPEPAPDAVAPQSPQ; encoded by the coding sequence GTGAGACGTAAATTCTTGCTGCTGCTGGAAACCGGATTGGTACTGGCGGGGCTGTGTCTGGGCGCTTCTGCCTGGAAAATTCATTCGGCGCTGGAACAACCGCTAAACATCACCCAGGAAAAATTGCTGGAAGTGCCCAAAGGCACGACACCCACCCGCACCTTCTATCGACTCGAAGCCGACGGCGTCATCAAGGACGCGTTCTGGCTGCGTGTTTACTGGCGCTTCAATCTCCCCAAACAGCCATTGCACAGCGGCGAATACCGCATGACGCCGGGCATGACGGTCGAGGGGTTGATCGACCTGTGGAAGCGTGGGGAAATGGTTCAGTACAGCCTGACCCTGGTCGAAGGCTGGAATTTTCGTCAGGTGCGCGCAGCCCTGGCCAAAGACGAAAAACTGGAACAGACCCTGGACGGGTTGAGCGACACCCAGGTGATGGAGAAACTCGGTCACCGCGGGATTTTCCCGGAAGGTCGATTCTTCCCGGATACCTATCGGTTTGTGCGTGGCATGACCGACGTCGATCTGCTGAAAAAAGCCTATGACCGCCTCGACGAAGTTCTTGCCAAAGAGTGGGATCAACGCGCCGCCGACGTGCCATACACCGAACCCTATCAAGCGCTGATCATGGCTTCGCTGGTGGAAAAGGAAACCGGCGTGCCGCAGGAGCGCGGGCAGATTGCCGGTGTTTTCGTTCGCCGCATGGCGATCGGCATGTTGCTGCAGACCGACCCGACGGTGATCTACGGCCTGGGTGATCGCTACAGCGGCAAATTGACCCGCGCCCATCTCAGGGAAGCGACCCCGTACAACACTTATGTGATCTCCGGGTTGCCGCCGACGCCGATTGCCATGGTTGGCCGCGAAGCGATCCATGCCGCGTTGAACCCGGTGGCAGGCAACAGCCTGTACTTCGTCGCGCGCGGCGATGGCAGCCATGTGTTCTCCGATGACCTGGACGCCCATAACAACGCGGTGCGCGAGTTCCAGCTCAAGCGTCGTGCCGATTACCGCTCCAGCCCGGCGCCGATCCCTGCGCCTGAGGCGACGAGTGCCGAAACGTCGGATACCGAGGCGCCGATTCCGGCGGCTTCGCCTGATCCCGATCCCGAGGCAATGCCCCCGGTAGCACCGCAAGAAACTGCACCTGCACCGACGCCTGCACCTGAATCCGAGCCGGCTCCCGCACCTGAGCCCGCGCCGGATGCAGTCGCGCCGCAAAGCCCGCAATAA
- the pabC gene encoding aminodeoxychorismate lyase: MESWVDGQPADALPLKDRGLAYGDGLFETIAVHGGQPLLLDRHLARLAQGCTRLAITANHELIRNELLAYAATLGEGVLKLILTRGDSLRGYAPDPSAQARRIMQGNPPAAYPAVHAEQGVRLFPCTTRLSRQPLLAGLKHLNRLEQVIARAEWQDTEHAEGLMLDQAGRVIEGVFSNLFLVRDGVLITADLKRCGVAGVMRAELLSQAESSGIPTQITDITLEQLQWADEVFVCNSVYGVWPVRAYAALSWPVGPLTRKLQTIARALLDA; encoded by the coding sequence ATGGAGAGCTGGGTCGACGGTCAGCCGGCTGACGCTCTGCCGCTGAAGGATCGCGGCCTGGCTTACGGCGATGGTCTGTTTGAGACCATTGCCGTGCATGGTGGGCAACCGCTGTTGCTGGACCGGCATCTGGCGCGTTTGGCGCAAGGTTGCACGCGGCTGGCTATCACCGCCAATCACGAACTGATCCGCAACGAACTGTTGGCCTACGCCGCCACATTGGGTGAGGGCGTGCTCAAGCTCATCCTCACGCGCGGCGACAGCCTGCGTGGTTACGCCCCCGATCCTTCGGCCCAGGCCCGACGTATTATGCAAGGCAATCCTCCTGCTGCTTATCCGGCTGTTCATGCAGAGCAGGGCGTTCGCCTGTTCCCCTGCACCACACGACTGTCCAGGCAACCGCTGCTCGCCGGGCTCAAACACCTGAACCGTCTTGAGCAAGTGATTGCCCGTGCCGAATGGCAAGACACCGAACATGCCGAAGGCTTGATGCTCGATCAGGCCGGGCGTGTCATTGAAGGAGTGTTCAGCAATCTGTTCCTGGTGCGGGATGGCGTGTTGATCACGGCCGATTTGAAACGCTGTGGCGTGGCTGGCGTGATGCGTGCGGAATTATTGTCTCAAGCCGAGTCGTCGGGAATTCCTACACAAATTACTGACATCACGCTGGAACAGCTGCAATGGGCCGATGAAGTCTTTGTCTGCAACAGCGTGTATGGCGTTTGGCCGGTGCGCGCCTATGCTGCGCTGAGCTGGCCGGTTGGGCCGCTCACCCGTAAACTCCAAACCATTGCCCGCGCGCTACTGGATGCTTGA
- the fabF gene encoding beta-ketoacyl-ACP synthase II — translation MSRRRVVVTGMGMLSPLGTDVPSSWQGILAGRSGIGLIEHTDLSAYSTRFGGSVKGFNVEEYLSVKEARKLDLFIQYGLAAGFQAVRNAGLEVTDANRERIGVAMGSGIGGLTNIEETSRTLHDSGPRRISPFFVPGSIINMISGFLSIHLGVQGPNYAIATACTTGTHCIGMAARNIMYDEADVMIAGGAEMAACGLGMGGFGASRALSTRNDEPTRASRPWDKGRDGFVLSDGAGALVLEELEHAKARGATIYAELIGFGTSGDAYHMTSPPADGAGAARCITNALRDAKVNADQVQYINAHGTSTSAGDLAEACAIKSVFGDHAYKLAVSSTKSMTGHLLGAAGAVEAIFSVLAINSQVAPPTINLDEPDEGCDLDFVPHTARNMDIDVVLSNSFGFGGTNGSLVFRRFAD, via the coding sequence GTGTCGCGTAGACGCGTCGTAGTCACCGGTATGGGTATGTTGTCGCCACTGGGCACGGATGTGCCGAGCAGTTGGCAGGGCATTCTGGCTGGCCGCAGTGGCATTGGTCTGATCGAACACACCGACCTTTCTGCCTATTCCACCCGTTTTGGCGGCTCGGTAAAGGGCTTCAATGTCGAGGAATACCTGTCGGTCAAGGAAGCTCGCAAGCTCGACCTGTTTATTCAATACGGTCTGGCCGCAGGTTTTCAGGCTGTGCGTAACGCAGGTCTTGAAGTCACCGATGCCAATCGCGAGCGCATCGGCGTGGCCATGGGTTCGGGTATTGGCGGTCTGACCAACATCGAAGAAACCAGCCGCACTCTGCATGACTCTGGCCCACGAAGGATTTCTCCGTTTTTCGTGCCTGGCTCGATCATCAATATGATTTCCGGTTTTCTGTCCATCCACCTGGGTGTACAGGGGCCTAACTACGCCATCGCCACAGCGTGTACCACCGGTACGCACTGCATCGGCATGGCTGCTCGCAACATCATGTATGACGAAGCTGACGTGATGATTGCCGGCGGCGCCGAAATGGCGGCATGCGGTTTGGGCATGGGCGGCTTTGGTGCCTCCCGTGCGCTGTCGACCCGCAACGACGAACCGACCCGTGCCAGCCGTCCTTGGGACAAAGGCCGTGATGGCTTCGTGTTGTCCGACGGTGCCGGTGCTCTGGTGCTCGAAGAGCTGGAACACGCCAAGGCGCGTGGCGCGACCATCTATGCCGAGTTGATCGGCTTTGGCACCAGTGGCGATGCTTACCACATGACCTCGCCACCGGCGGACGGTGCGGGTGCCGCACGTTGCATCACCAATGCCCTGCGCGATGCCAAGGTCAATGCCGATCAGGTTCAGTACATCAATGCCCACGGTACCTCGACGTCGGCCGGTGACCTGGCTGAAGCCTGTGCAATCAAGTCGGTGTTTGGCGATCACGCCTACAAGCTGGCAGTCAGTTCGACCAAATCCATGACCGGTCACCTGTTGGGTGCGGCGGGTGCAGTCGAAGCGATCTTCAGCGTGCTGGCGATCAACAGCCAGGTAGCGCCGCCCACCATCAACCTCGATGAGCCGGACGAAGGCTGTGACCTCGATTTCGTGCCGCACACTGCGCGCAACATGGACATCGATGTGGTGCTGTCGAACTCCTTCGGGTTTGGCGGGACCAATGGCTCTTTGGTGTTCCGTCGGTTCGCTGACTGA
- the acpP gene encoding acyl carrier protein codes for MSTIEERVKKIVAEQLGVKEEEVVNTASFVEDLGADSLDTVELVMALEEEFETEIPDEEAEKITTVQAAIDYVTNHQA; via the coding sequence ATGAGCACCATCGAAGAGCGCGTCAAGAAAATCGTTGCTGAGCAACTGGGCGTTAAAGAAGAAGAAGTGGTTAACACTGCTTCCTTCGTTGAAGACCTGGGTGCCGACTCCCTTGACACCGTTGAGCTGGTGATGGCTCTGGAAGAGGAATTCGAGACCGAAATCCCTGACGAAGAAGCTGAGAAGATCACTACTGTACAAGCCGCAATCGATTACGTTACTAACCACCAGGCTTAA
- the fabG gene encoding 3-oxoacyl-ACP reductase FabG: protein MSLQGKVALVTGASRGIGQAIALELGRQGAIVIGTATSASGAERIAANLKENGVQGTGLELNVTSDESVAAVLAEITAQFGAPAILVNNAGITRDNLMMRMKDDEWHDVVDTNLNSLFRLSKGVLRGMTKARWGRIISIGSVVGAMGNAGQVNYAAAKAGLEGFSRALAREVGSRSITVNSVAPGFIDTDMTRELPEAQREALQTQIPLGRLGQAQEIASVVAFLASDGAAYVTGATIPVNGGMYMS, encoded by the coding sequence ATGAGTCTGCAAGGTAAAGTTGCACTGGTCACCGGTGCGAGCCGCGGTATCGGCCAGGCTATCGCCCTGGAACTGGGTCGTCAGGGTGCCATCGTTATCGGCACTGCGACCTCTGCCTCGGGTGCCGAGCGTATTGCCGCCAACCTGAAGGAAAACGGCGTTCAAGGCACCGGTCTGGAACTCAATGTCACCAGCGACGAATCCGTTGCCGCGGTGCTGGCAGAGATCACGGCACAGTTCGGTGCGCCGGCGATCCTGGTCAACAATGCCGGTATCACCCGCGATAACCTGATGATGCGCATGAAAGACGACGAGTGGCATGATGTCGTCGATACCAACCTGAACAGTCTGTTCCGCCTGTCCAAGGGCGTTTTGCGCGGTATGACCAAAGCCCGTTGGGGACGAATTATCAGTATTGGCTCGGTAGTGGGTGCCATGGGCAACGCTGGCCAAGTAAACTACGCAGCCGCCAAGGCCGGTCTGGAAGGTTTCAGTCGTGCACTGGCACGTGAAGTCGGTTCGCGGTCGATTACGGTAAACTCGGTGGCCCCAGGGTTCATCGATACCGACATGACCCGCGAACTGCCCGAGGCACAGCGTGAAGCCTTGCAGACGCAAATTCCGCTGGGCCGTCTGGGGCAAGCACAAGAGATCGCGTCTGTGGTCGCTTTTCTTGCATCCGACGGTGCGGCTTACGTTACTGGGGCTACAATCCCGGTGAACGGCGGGATGTACATGAGTTAA
- the fabD gene encoding ACP S-malonyltransferase: MSASLAFVFPGQGSQSLGMLAELGAQHPVVLETFKEASDALGYDLWALTQQGPEEQLNQTDKTQPAILTASIALWRLWLAEGGARPGYVAGHSLGEYSALVAAGSLSLGDAVKLVETRGKLMQEAVPAGQGGMAAILGLDDADVLAACAEAAQGEVVSAVNFNSPGQVVIAGAKAAVERAIEGCKARGAKRAMPLPVSVPSHCELMRPAAERFAASIAAIDWQVPQIPVVQNVSADVPADLETLKRDLLEQLYKPVRWVESVQALAAKGATNLVECGPGKVLAGLNKRCAEGVSTSNLNTPDAFAAARAAQA, from the coding sequence ATGTCTGCTTCCCTCGCATTCGTCTTTCCAGGACAGGGTTCGCAGTCCCTCGGCATGCTGGCCGAGTTGGGCGCGCAACATCCGGTTGTCCTCGAAACATTCAAAGAAGCTTCCGATGCCCTGGGTTACGACCTGTGGGCGCTGACCCAGCAAGGGCCGGAAGAGCAACTCAATCAAACCGATAAAACCCAACCGGCCATTCTGACCGCCTCGATCGCCTTGTGGCGTCTGTGGCTGGCTGAAGGTGGCGCGCGTCCGGGTTATGTTGCCGGTCACAGCCTGGGCGAATACAGCGCCCTGGTCGCTGCGGGCAGCTTGAGTCTGGGCGACGCGGTGAAGCTGGTTGAAACCCGGGGTAAGCTGATGCAAGAAGCCGTTCCGGCCGGGCAGGGCGGCATGGCCGCTATCCTCGGTCTGGACGATGCTGACGTGCTGGCAGCCTGTGCCGAAGCGGCGCAAGGCGAAGTGGTCAGTGCGGTGAATTTCAACTCCCCGGGCCAAGTGGTTATCGCCGGTGCCAAGGCCGCGGTCGAGCGTGCCATTGAAGGCTGCAAGGCTCGTGGTGCCAAGCGCGCCATGCCGTTGCCGGTCAGTGTGCCGTCCCACTGCGAACTGATGCGCCCGGCCGCCGAGCGTTTCGCTGCGTCGATCGCCGCGATCGACTGGCAGGTGCCGCAGATTCCTGTGGTCCAGAACGTCAGTGCCGATGTGCCGGCCGATCTGGAAACCCTCAAGCGCGATCTGCTTGAGCAGCTCTACAAGCCTGTACGCTGGGTCGAATCGGTCCAGGCGCTGGCAGCCAAGGGCGCGACCAATCTGGTCGAATGCGGACCTGGCAAAGTGCTGGCCGGCCTGAACAAACGCTGCGCCGAAGGCGTATCGACATCCAACCTCAATACCCCAGACGCTTTCGCTGCCGCCCGTGCAGCGCAGGCCTGA
- the plsX gene encoding phosphate acyltransferase PlsX, producing MSAQVIAIDAMGGDFGPRSIVQASLACLSATPSLHLTLVGQPSLLEELLSGQSAVDRSRLSIVPASEVITMDEKPAQALRGKPDSSMRVALELLRDGKVQACVSAGNTGALMALSRFVLKTLPGIDRPAMVAAIPTQKGYCQLLDLGANVDCSAEHLLQFAVMGSVAAETLGIVRPRVALLNIGTEDIKGNQQVKLAATLLQAARGINYIGFVEGDGLYRGEADVVVCDGFVGNILLKSSEGLATMIAGRIEALFRQNLASKLVGALALPLMKRLQADLAPARHNGASFLGLQGIVVKSHGSAGVQGFQSAISRALIEIQENLPERIHGRLEDLLL from the coding sequence TTGTCTGCTCAAGTCATCGCGATTGACGCAATGGGCGGGGACTTCGGTCCCCGCAGCATTGTTCAGGCCAGCCTTGCTTGCCTGTCTGCAACACCCTCGCTGCACCTGACCCTCGTCGGTCAACCCTCTCTTCTTGAAGAATTGCTCTCTGGCCAGTCGGCTGTGGATCGCTCGCGCCTGTCGATTGTGCCTGCGTCTGAAGTCATCACCATGGACGAGAAGCCTGCGCAGGCCCTGCGCGGCAAGCCCGACTCGTCGATGCGCGTGGCGCTCGAGTTATTGCGCGATGGCAAGGTTCAGGCCTGTGTCAGCGCTGGCAATACCGGTGCGCTGATGGCGTTGTCGCGGTTTGTGCTCAAAACCTTGCCGGGTATTGATCGTCCGGCGATGGTGGCGGCGATTCCGACTCAGAAGGGTTATTGCCAGTTACTCGATCTGGGCGCCAACGTCGATTGCAGCGCCGAGCACTTGCTGCAGTTCGCGGTCATGGGGTCGGTGGCGGCCGAAACGCTCGGTATTGTCCGGCCGCGTGTGGCGCTGCTGAACATCGGCACCGAAGACATCAAGGGCAATCAGCAGGTCAAGCTGGCCGCCACTTTGTTGCAGGCGGCCCGTGGCATCAATTACATCGGTTTTGTCGAAGGTGACGGCTTGTACCGTGGCGAGGCCGATGTGGTGGTGTGTGACGGTTTTGTCGGCAATATCCTGCTTAAATCCAGCGAAGGTCTGGCGACCATGATTGCCGGGCGCATTGAAGCGCTGTTCAGGCAAAACCTCGCCTCGAAATTGGTCGGCGCCCTGGCGCTGCCGTTGATGAAGCGCCTGCAAGCCGATCTGGCGCCCGCCCGGCACAACGGTGCAAGCTTTCTCGGGTTGCAAGGAATTGTCGTGAAAAGTCACGGATCGGCCGGGGTTCAGGGGTTCCAGAGCGCCATTTCCCGAGCACTGATCGAGATTCAGGAAAACCTGCCGGAGCGTATTCACGGTCGGCTGGAGGATTTGTTGCTTTAG
- the rpmF gene encoding 50S ribosomal protein L32, with the protein MAVQQNKKSRSARDMRRSHDALEASTLSVEKTTGEVHLRHHVSPEGVYRGRKVIDKGADE; encoded by the coding sequence ATGGCTGTTCAGCAGAACAAAAAATCCCGCTCTGCCCGTGACATGCGCCGTTCGCACGACGCTCTCGAGGCTAGCACCCTGTCTGTAGAAAAAACCACCGGTGAAGTTCACCTGCGTCACCACGTATCGCCAGAAGGCGTATACCGTGGTCGTAAAGTGATCGACAAGGGCGCTGACGAGTAA
- a CDS encoding YceD family protein: MLNDPIPPHVDPRKLADRGTTLQGELLLADLERLCDPLSDTVGTVQAKFVFERDERKSVVIHSFIDTEVKMVCQRCLELVTLPIHSECSYAVVKEGANTQSLPKGYDVLELGEDPLDLQSLIEEELLLALPIVPAHHPEECQQPAGLDEPEPSEDEVTRSNPFSVLAQLKRDPNV, encoded by the coding sequence ATGTTGAATGACCCGATTCCACCTCACGTTGACCCGCGCAAATTGGCTGACCGTGGCACCACCCTTCAAGGTGAACTGCTGCTGGCCGATTTGGAGAGACTCTGCGACCCGCTTTCCGATACTGTCGGTACGGTGCAGGCTAAATTCGTTTTTGAACGAGATGAACGTAAATCTGTGGTCATCCACAGCTTTATCGACACCGAAGTCAAAATGGTTTGCCAGCGTTGTCTTGAGCTGGTCACCCTGCCGATCCATAGCGAATGCAGTTATGCTGTGGTGAAGGAGGGTGCGAATACCCAGTCGTTGCCGAAAGGTTATGACGTGCTGGAACTGGGCGAAGATCCTTTGGATCTGCAGTCACTGATCGAGGAGGAGCTTCTGCTCGCCTTGCCCATTGTGCCTGCTCATCATCCGGAAGAATGCCAGCAGCCGGCGGGTCTCGATGAGCCCGAACCGAGCGAGGACGAGGTAACGCGGTCCAACCCGTTCAGTGTATTGGCGCAGTTAAAGCGTGACCCAAACGTTTAG
- a CDS encoding nucleoside triphosphate pyrophosphatase yields MLPLLLASSSVYRRELLARLQLPFTCSSPDIDENHRPGEPAIELVKRLAKEKALALMGSHTAHLIIGSDQVAVLGERIIGKPHTFEKAREQLLAASGASVTFLTGLALLNSQTGECQVDCVPFTVHMRTLDQARIERYLRAEQPYDCAGSFKAEGLGVSLFQSTEGPDATSLIGLPLIRLIDMLLAEGVQIP; encoded by the coding sequence ATGCTGCCTTTACTACTCGCTTCAAGCTCGGTGTATCGCCGGGAATTACTGGCCCGCCTGCAGCTGCCATTCACCTGCAGCTCGCCGGATATCGACGAAAACCATCGTCCGGGCGAGCCCGCCATTGAACTGGTCAAGCGCCTCGCCAAAGAAAAAGCCCTGGCACTGATGGGCAGCCATACCGCTCACCTAATCATCGGCTCCGACCAGGTCGCGGTACTCGGCGAGCGGATTATCGGCAAACCCCACACCTTCGAAAAGGCCCGCGAGCAATTGCTGGCCGCCAGCGGTGCCAGCGTGACCTTCCTGACCGGCCTGGCGCTGCTCAACAGCCAGACAGGCGAATGCCAGGTTGATTGCGTGCCGTTCACCGTGCACATGCGCACGCTGGATCAGGCGCGCATCGAACGCTACCTGCGCGCCGAGCAGCCCTACGACTGCGCTGGCAGCTTCAAGGCGGAAGGCTTGGGGGTGAGTCTGTTTCAAAGCACAGAAGGCCCTGACGCTACCAGCCTGATCGGCCTGCCACTGATCCGCCTGATCGATATGTTGCTGGCCGAAGGCGTGCAAATACCCTGA
- the sppA gene encoding signal peptide peptidase SppA codes for MTDEWKAPDKSSAQSGDEKSWKLLEKTLLAGVQEQRRSRRWGIFFKLLTFVYLFVALILFTPLMDMEKSATRSTNYTALIDVTGMIADKEPASADNIVGSLRAAFEDEKVKGIVLRINSPGGSPVQSGYVYDEIVRLRGLHPDTKVYAVISDLGASGAYYIASAADQIYADKASLVGSIGVTAAGYGFVGTMEKLGVERRTYTSGEHKSFLDPFQPQKPEETQFWQGVLDTTHQQFINSVKKGRGDRLKDKEHPELFSGLVWNGEQALPLGLIDGLGNASSVARDVIGEKELVDFTVQESPFDRFSKRLGASVAEQLAMWMGFHGPSMR; via the coding sequence ATGACCGACGAATGGAAGGCGCCTGACAAGTCGAGTGCGCAGAGCGGTGACGAGAAAAGCTGGAAGCTGCTGGAAAAGACTCTGCTGGCGGGTGTGCAGGAACAACGCAGGTCTCGCCGCTGGGGGATATTCTTCAAGCTGCTGACCTTCGTGTACCTGTTTGTCGCGCTGATCCTGTTTACGCCGCTGATGGACATGGAAAAGAGTGCGACCCGCAGCACCAACTACACGGCATTGATCGATGTGACGGGCATGATCGCCGACAAGGAGCCGGCCAGTGCTGACAATATCGTCGGCAGCCTGCGTGCTGCCTTTGAGGACGAGAAAGTCAAAGGTATCGTGCTGCGCATCAACAGCCCGGGCGGCAGTCCGGTGCAGTCGGGTTATGTGTATGACGAAATCGTCCGCCTGCGTGGCCTGCATCCGGATACCAAGGTGTATGCGGTGATTTCGGATCTGGGGGCTTCCGGTGCTTACTACATCGCCAGTGCGGCGGATCAGATCTACGCCGACAAGGCGAGCCTGGTGGGTTCCATTGGTGTGACGGCGGCCGGCTATGGTTTTGTCGGTACCATGGAGAAGCTGGGTGTCGAACGTCGCACCTATACCTCGGGTGAGCACAAGTCGTTCCTCGATCCGTTCCAGCCGCAGAAGCCTGAGGAAACTCAGTTCTGGCAGGGTGTGCTGGACACCACGCACCAGCAGTTCATCAACAGCGTGAAGAAGGGGCGTGGCGATCGTCTCAAGGACAAAGAGCATCCGGAGTTGTTCTCCGGGCTGGTCTGGAATGGTGAGCAGGCGTTGCCGCTGGGGTTGATCGATGGCCTGGGTAATGCCAGTTCTGTGGCGCGTGATGTGATTGGCGAGAAAGAACTGGTGGACTTCACTGTTCAGGAATCGCCGTTCGATCGCTTCTCGAAGAGGCTCGGTGCCAGCGTTGCGGAGCAATTGGCGATGTGGATGGGGTTTCACGGTCCATCAATGCGCTGA